One window from the genome of Gimesia aquarii encodes:
- a CDS encoding glycosyltransferase produces MSSAIIVIPCFNEEKRLEILQFRKYGITHRNHRFLFVNDGSSDRTGIILDELKEFDSDVFDVLHLPRNQGKAEAVRQGILQAMHAGVDYAGFWDADLATPLEVIPEFTAQLDQTPELSMVIGARVKLLGRQIERQQLRHYLGRIFATAASIVLKLPIYDSQCGAKMFRVTPETKTLFTTRFLTNWIFDVELLARARQLEKFFQCSSLEETVYELPLSKWMDVAGSKVKPHDFLKAFFELCSIYWNYLRPSIKEPFTQLSETPVTEEIRRAA; encoded by the coding sequence ATGTCATCTGCCATCATCGTCATTCCCTGTTTCAATGAAGAAAAACGATTAGAGATTCTGCAGTTTCGCAAATACGGAATCACTCATCGCAATCATCGTTTTTTATTTGTCAATGATGGTAGTAGCGACCGTACTGGCATCATCCTGGATGAACTGAAAGAGTTCGATTCCGACGTGTTTGATGTGCTTCATCTTCCTCGCAATCAAGGCAAAGCGGAAGCCGTTCGCCAGGGAATATTGCAGGCAATGCACGCGGGTGTTGACTATGCCGGATTCTGGGATGCGGATCTTGCCACACCCCTGGAAGTGATTCCCGAATTCACAGCGCAACTTGACCAGACTCCAGAACTGTCAATGGTCATTGGCGCACGTGTCAAACTTTTGGGAAGACAGATTGAACGACAACAACTCAGGCACTATCTTGGTCGTATTTTCGCGACTGCGGCCTCCATAGTTTTAAAGCTTCCTATTTATGATTCTCAGTGTGGTGCCAAAATGTTTCGTGTGACCCCAGAAACGAAAACGCTCTTTACCACACGATTTTTGACAAACTGGATTTTTGATGTCGAGCTTCTTGCCCGAGCTCGCCAGTTGGAAAAGTTCTTTCAGTGTTCTTCACTTGAAGAGACCGTTTATGAACTACCGCTGTCAAAATGGATGGATGTTGCCGGTTCAAAAGTCAAACCGCACGATTTTCTTAAAGCGTTTTTTGAACTATGTTCTATTTACTGGAACTATCTAAGGCCTTCAATCAAAGAACCTTTCACCCAATTGTCTGAAACTCCAGTGACGGAAGAAATTCGCCGAGCTGCTTAA
- a CDS encoding outer membrane protein assembly factor BamB family protein: MKKFLFRFALLNLLACFTFVSTGCESRESTTKPAPGTETDLGGAAPIDEAGSTTGETGVNVPEPDADPKPSEPELDPDGNPVESKVEAKPKDTELAKAAPKKGEGQPTSAGKKSTITGDWTMWGGSPSRNMVNKTTGVSIDFKPGEGDEPGENILWVSKLGSQTYGNPVVADGQVYVGTNNGGKYRPQYEDDLGVVLCFDEKTGDFKWQLSREKLPQGRVNDWPEQGICAAPCVEGDRLWVVTNRCELMCLDANGFYDNENDGPVKDEKDTDKKDADIIWSLDMIEDLGVFPHNLATSSPVVHGDYVFLLTSNGVDEAHLEVPAPRAPCFLAVNKKTGKVVWEDNTPFDQILHGQWSSPAIGEVNGQVQVYFPGGDGWLYAFTPEGDGDGNAKLIWKFDLNPKDSKWELGGRGTRNAIISTPVFYDNSVILGVGQDPEHGEGVGHIYRIDATKTGDISPQISDGKKGWKDNPNSGQIWHYGGEDVDGKLTGKKGELLFRRTMSTVAVADGLVYAPDLSGFVHCLDLATGKRYWEYDMFAACWGSPMVVDGKVFIGNEDGMLVILEAGKEKKLLDEKTFNSSIYSTPTIANGKMYISDRSQLYSIKVTD; the protein is encoded by the coding sequence ATGAAAAAGTTTCTATTTCGATTCGCTCTGTTAAATTTGCTTGCATGCTTTACATTCGTTTCAACAGGGTGTGAATCCCGTGAATCAACGACGAAACCTGCACCCGGAACGGAAACCGATCTGGGAGGCGCCGCTCCAATCGACGAAGCTGGTTCTACAACAGGTGAAACAGGAGTTAATGTTCCTGAACCGGACGCTGACCCCAAACCATCTGAACCAGAACTGGATCCCGATGGGAATCCTGTCGAATCAAAGGTAGAAGCAAAACCTAAAGATACAGAACTAGCGAAAGCCGCTCCTAAAAAAGGCGAGGGTCAACCAACATCAGCCGGCAAAAAATCTACGATTACTGGTGACTGGACAATGTGGGGTGGTTCTCCTTCTCGTAACATGGTCAACAAAACCACTGGAGTTTCAATCGACTTCAAACCGGGTGAAGGTGACGAACCAGGAGAGAACATTCTCTGGGTTTCGAAGCTAGGCTCACAAACTTACGGTAATCCTGTTGTTGCCGATGGTCAGGTTTATGTAGGAACAAACAATGGCGGAAAGTATCGTCCTCAGTATGAAGATGACCTGGGTGTCGTACTTTGCTTTGACGAAAAAACGGGAGACTTTAAATGGCAGCTCTCTCGTGAAAAGCTTCCACAAGGCCGTGTGAACGATTGGCCCGAGCAGGGAATCTGTGCTGCACCTTGTGTTGAAGGAGATCGCCTGTGGGTTGTCACAAACCGTTGCGAACTCATGTGCCTTGATGCAAACGGGTTTTATGACAATGAAAATGATGGCCCTGTCAAAGATGAAAAAGATACCGATAAGAAAGATGCTGATATCATCTGGTCACTCGACATGATTGAAGACCTGGGAGTATTTCCTCACAACCTGGCAACCAGTTCGCCTGTTGTTCACGGCGATTACGTCTTCCTGTTGACCTCAAATGGAGTTGACGAAGCCCACTTGGAAGTACCTGCTCCTCGTGCCCCTTGTTTTCTGGCAGTCAATAAGAAAACAGGGAAGGTCGTTTGGGAAGACAATACTCCTTTTGATCAAATTCTGCACGGTCAATGGTCTTCTCCTGCAATAGGCGAAGTGAACGGTCAAGTTCAGGTTTACTTCCCCGGTGGTGATGGCTGGCTCTATGCCTTCACTCCTGAAGGTGATGGCGATGGAAATGCCAAACTGATCTGGAAATTCGACCTGAATCCTAAAGATTCAAAATGGGAACTCGGTGGTCGAGGTACTCGTAATGCTATCATCAGTACTCCTGTTTTTTATGACAACAGCGTGATCCTGGGTGTCGGTCAAGACCCTGAACATGGTGAAGGGGTTGGCCACATTTACCGCATCGATGCCACAAAAACAGGTGACATCAGTCCTCAGATTTCTGATGGTAAGAAGGGGTGGAAAGATAACCCCAACTCCGGGCAGATCTGGCACTATGGTGGGGAAGATGTGGATGGCAAGCTGACCGGTAAAAAAGGTGAGCTGTTATTCCGGCGAACCATGTCGACTGTTGCTGTCGCTGATGGTCTGGTTTACGCTCCTGACCTGAGTGGTTTCGTCCATTGCCTCGACTTGGCAACCGGAAAACGCTATTGGGAATATGATATGTTCGCCGCCTGCTGGGGCTCTCCCATGGTCGTAGATGGTAAAGTATTTATTGGAAATGAAGACGGAATGTTAGTCATTCTTGAAGCTGGCAAGGAAAAGAAACTGCTGGATGAGAAGACGTTCAACTCTTCAATCTACAGTACACCAACCATCGCGAATGGCAAAATGTACATTTCTGATCGATCTCAATTATACTCGATCAAAGTGACTGACTAA
- a CDS encoding outer membrane protein assembly factor BamB family protein, giving the protein MRRMNMVLVGSAMLFFTASLATAGDWAHWRGPEHNGISRETNLVDAWSLDGKNVIWKSDIGGRSAPIILDGRVYLNCRTHHDVNDPEDKIHSREQVVCWDAKTGKELWKDEFNVFQTDIPSPRVGWASMAGDPETGNVFVHSVSGLFRCYSPEGKVLWETSLAEDYGKISGYGGRTQTPVVDENRVIVSFLQLNWGKTAVPPPKQTYYAFDKKTGKLLWTAAPGGKPYDTNYSVPIVTVIDGTRMLIAGNSDGGCYAMNARTGEKLWGFKMSKRGLNCSPVTDGNLVYIAHGEDNIDNVEFGRIQCIDGSKRGDITETGSVWRVDGVKAGYASVLVKDGILYVVADTGRMYAYDSKTGKELWTYNLGTVGKGSPVWADGKLYVMEVNGNIHILKPSREKCEELSHVQLLARVDKGLDEIYASPAIADGRIYFVTRDRTICIGDESKKPSSGSVPPLGAEKAKQDKIASIQLTPFEIAATQGEKIDYEVLAYDANGHFIKKVDAKITPGKGLEGSKVDGLSLMTPADLKAPVAGTVSVKVGDATAESRVRVFPPLPWKFDLEGYKGKQVPPAWVNAFLKLQPNEVDGTTALKASPGKGRPSATIWLGPSDMGQLAPNGYTIQADVFLKEQKRKLASMGVTVNRYNLILKGNSSKLAIQSWAPHKRMTKEVRFRSDPDVWYTLKLKVDIKDGQATVKGKVWPRKKPEPKEWTIEASDPHANMKGSPGLYLYRLADAYFDNIIVSEDK; this is encoded by the coding sequence ATGCGAAGAATGAACATGGTGCTTGTCGGCTCCGCTATGCTGTTTTTCACCGCCTCTCTTGCAACAGCAGGCGACTGGGCACACTGGCGTGGCCCGGAGCATAATGGAATTTCCCGTGAAACCAACTTGGTTGATGCCTGGTCTCTTGACGGTAAAAATGTGATCTGGAAATCAGACATTGGCGGTCGTTCTGCTCCGATTATTTTAGATGGTCGTGTCTATCTAAATTGTCGAACTCACCATGATGTCAATGATCCGGAAGATAAAATCCATTCCAGAGAGCAAGTTGTCTGCTGGGATGCCAAGACGGGCAAAGAACTCTGGAAAGATGAGTTTAATGTCTTTCAAACCGACATCCCCTCACCTCGCGTGGGCTGGGCCAGTATGGCCGGCGATCCAGAAACCGGCAACGTTTTCGTTCACTCAGTCAGTGGTCTGTTTCGATGCTACTCTCCTGAAGGTAAAGTGCTCTGGGAAACCTCGCTGGCCGAAGACTACGGAAAAATCTCTGGGTATGGTGGTCGAACACAAACACCTGTCGTTGATGAAAATCGGGTGATTGTCAGTTTTCTGCAACTTAACTGGGGTAAGACTGCCGTTCCTCCTCCAAAACAGACCTACTATGCTTTTGATAAGAAAACTGGGAAACTGCTTTGGACAGCCGCCCCCGGTGGTAAGCCTTACGATACTAACTATTCTGTCCCCATTGTGACCGTCATCGACGGCACACGGATGTTGATTGCCGGGAACTCAGACGGTGGTTGTTATGCCATGAATGCCCGCACGGGAGAAAAGCTCTGGGGCTTCAAAATGTCCAAACGTGGGTTGAATTGTTCGCCTGTTACCGATGGCAACCTGGTTTATATCGCACATGGCGAAGACAACATCGACAATGTGGAATTTGGTCGTATCCAGTGCATTGATGGATCAAAACGTGGCGACATTACAGAAACTGGCAGCGTTTGGCGCGTTGATGGCGTCAAAGCCGGTTATGCTAGCGTGCTAGTGAAAGACGGAATCCTGTATGTCGTTGCTGACACCGGCCGCATGTATGCCTATGACAGCAAAACGGGTAAAGAGCTTTGGACCTATAATCTTGGTACCGTAGGAAAAGGTTCTCCTGTCTGGGCAGATGGAAAGCTGTATGTGATGGAAGTGAATGGAAACATTCATATTCTCAAACCCAGCCGCGAAAAATGCGAAGAACTTTCGCACGTTCAACTTCTGGCCCGTGTGGACAAAGGACTTGATGAAATCTATGCCTCACCGGCGATTGCCGACGGTCGAATTTATTTCGTGACTCGTGACCGCACGATTTGTATTGGTGATGAAAGTAAAAAACCAAGCAGTGGTTCCGTTCCTCCATTAGGAGCAGAAAAAGCCAAGCAGGATAAAATTGCTTCGATTCAGTTAACTCCATTTGAAATCGCCGCCACTCAAGGCGAAAAAATCGATTATGAAGTTCTGGCTTATGATGCAAATGGACATTTTATTAAGAAGGTCGATGCCAAAATTACTCCTGGCAAAGGGCTGGAAGGTTCGAAAGTAGATGGTTTGAGCTTGATGACTCCCGCTGATTTAAAAGCTCCCGTTGCCGGGACTGTTTCCGTGAAAGTCGGAGATGCGACTGCGGAATCTCGAGTCCGAGTCTTTCCACCACTTCCCTGGAAGTTTGACCTGGAAGGCTATAAAGGCAAGCAGGTCCCTCCAGCCTGGGTCAATGCATTCCTGAAACTGCAACCCAATGAGGTAGATGGAACAACAGCGCTCAAAGCCAGCCCTGGCAAAGGTCGTCCAAGTGCCACTATCTGGCTGGGACCTTCTGATATGGGTCAGTTAGCACCAAATGGATATACAATTCAAGCAGATGTCTTTCTGAAAGAGCAAAAGCGAAAGCTGGCCAGCATGGGAGTGACCGTGAATCGTTATAATTTGATTCTCAAAGGGAATTCCAGCAAACTGGCGATTCAAAGCTGGGCACCACATAAGAGAATGACTAAGGAAGTTCGGTTTCGATCAGACCCGGATGTCTGGTATACTCTGAAACTCAAAGTCGATATCAAGGATGGTCAGGCAACTGTGAAAGGTAAGGTATGGCCTCGCAAGAAACCTGAACCCAAAGAGTGGACTATTGAAGCCTCAGACCCACACGCGAATATGAAGGGTAGTCCAGGGCTTTATCTTTACCGTCTCGCAGATGCTTACTTCGATAACATCATTGTCTCTGAGGATAAATAA
- the hemB gene encoding porphobilinogen synthase — MFPQVRMRRNRRTDWSRRLVSENQLSVNDLIWPVFIQEGTNQKTEIPSMPGVQRLTIDHLLEAAREAAELKIPALALFPATDPAKKTENGEEAYNSENLVCRAVRALKAENLNLGILCDVALDPYTSHGQDGLVKEGYVVNDETLDVLCRQSVVQAEAGCDIIAPSDMMDGRVGVIREALDEAGFQNVQIMAYAAKYASAFYGPFRDAVGSGANLGTGDKRTYQMNPANSEEAMREVGLDISEGADMVMVKPGMPYLDIVRRVKAEFEVPTFAYQVSGEYAMISAAAQNGWLDRERCMLESLLCFKRAGADGILTYFAKEVAQLMQSN, encoded by the coding sequence ATGTTTCCTCAAGTAAGAATGCGGCGAAATCGCCGCACAGACTGGTCTAGACGGTTGGTTTCTGAAAATCAACTCTCTGTAAATGACCTGATCTGGCCTGTATTTATACAGGAAGGCACGAATCAGAAAACAGAGATTCCTTCCATGCCCGGTGTGCAGCGATTGACCATCGATCACCTGCTCGAAGCTGCCAGGGAAGCTGCTGAATTGAAGATTCCTGCGTTAGCACTTTTTCCAGCGACTGATCCTGCTAAAAAGACTGAGAATGGGGAAGAAGCATATAATTCAGAGAATCTGGTTTGTCGTGCGGTACGTGCATTGAAAGCAGAGAACTTGAATCTGGGGATTCTCTGCGATGTTGCCCTGGACCCTTATACCAGTCATGGTCAGGATGGTTTGGTCAAAGAGGGATATGTTGTCAACGATGAGACACTGGATGTCTTATGTCGGCAGTCGGTCGTTCAAGCAGAAGCAGGTTGTGATATTATCGCCCCCTCGGACATGATGGATGGCCGTGTTGGTGTGATTCGTGAAGCCTTGGATGAAGCTGGTTTTCAGAATGTACAAATTATGGCGTACGCAGCCAAATATGCGTCTGCCTTTTATGGTCCATTTCGCGATGCCGTGGGTTCGGGAGCAAACCTGGGAACAGGCGACAAACGAACCTATCAGATGAATCCCGCCAATAGCGAAGAAGCAATGCGTGAAGTCGGTCTGGATATCAGTGAGGGAGCCGACATGGTGATGGTCAAACCGGGAATGCCTTATTTAGATATTGTTCGTCGCGTCAAAGCTGAGTTTGAAGTACCCACATTTGCTTATCAGGTAAGTGGTGAATATGCCATGATTTCTGCAGCAGCTCAAAACGGCTGGCTGGATCGTGAACGCTGTATGCTCGAAAGCCTGCTCTGCTTCAAAAGAGCCGGCGCAGATGGCATTTTGACCTATTTTGCAAAAGAAGTGGCGCAGTTGATGCAATCTAATTAG
- a CDS encoding aspartate aminotransferase family protein — protein sequence MQLTGNASSQDTIALFEKYVIPNYGRYPISLVRGEGSHVWDAEGKRYLDLFPGWGCNILGYSPEPVVSAIQDQVSRLIHVPNTWYTEAQGRFAEFLCTRSFGKAFFCNSGAEAVEGAIKLARLHFDGKRPKIITCENGFHGRTFAAVTATAQPKYHDGLGPLVAGFRYAPFNDLEAIASLVDDETCAIIVEPIQGEGGVNIPDEGYLAGLRKVADEANCLLIFDEVQTSMGRTGTWFGYQQWDVQPDIMTMAKGIAAGVAAGAVIATEEVAPSLRPGMHASTFGGNPLAMAAGLATGQMIEEQNLLENCQRMSQQFQQFFDQLQNELSIIREVRVRGMMVGIDLNIPSGPAVGKCMDRGLLINSTHDTVVRLLPPLNVTLEQVEEGCEIIATVLREMAEEA from the coding sequence GTGCAATTAACGGGAAATGCCAGCAGTCAGGACACGATTGCCCTATTCGAGAAATATGTCATTCCCAATTATGGTCGTTATCCGATCAGCCTGGTGCGCGGCGAAGGCAGCCACGTCTGGGACGCCGAGGGGAAACGCTATCTCGATCTGTTTCCCGGATGGGGGTGTAATATACTCGGTTATTCTCCCGAGCCGGTAGTCTCTGCCATTCAAGATCAGGTTTCTCGTTTGATTCACGTACCCAATACCTGGTACACCGAAGCACAGGGACGATTTGCCGAATTTCTCTGCACGCGAAGTTTCGGTAAAGCCTTCTTCTGTAACAGTGGTGCGGAAGCCGTCGAAGGCGCAATTAAACTGGCTCGATTACATTTTGATGGCAAACGCCCCAAAATCATTACCTGCGAAAATGGGTTTCACGGTCGAACTTTTGCAGCAGTCACGGCCACAGCCCAACCCAAATATCATGATGGACTGGGCCCCTTAGTTGCCGGCTTCCGATATGCACCGTTTAACGATCTGGAAGCGATTGCCAGTCTGGTGGACGATGAAACGTGTGCCATCATTGTAGAACCGATACAGGGTGAGGGCGGCGTTAACATTCCCGATGAAGGTTATCTGGCCGGTCTTCGAAAGGTGGCAGATGAAGCCAACTGTCTGCTGATCTTCGATGAAGTACAAACCAGCATGGGACGTACCGGAACCTGGTTCGGATATCAGCAGTGGGACGTTCAGCCCGACATCATGACCATGGCTAAAGGCATCGCAGCGGGAGTCGCAGCCGGAGCCGTAATCGCTACTGAAGAAGTTGCCCCCAGCTTACGACCCGGAATGCATGCCAGCACATTTGGTGGGAATCCTCTGGCGATGGCAGCAGGTCTAGCCACCGGTCAAATGATCGAAGAGCAAAACCTGTTGGAAAATTGTCAACGTATGTCACAGCAATTTCAGCAATTCTTCGACCAGCTCCAGAATGAGCTGTCGATTATTCGTGAAGTGCGCGTCCGCGGTATGATGGTGGGTATCGATTTGAATATTCCTTCTGGTCCTGCTGTTGGAAAATGTATGGACCGTGGATTACTGATCAATTCAACGCACGATACCGTTGTCCGTTTATTGCCGCCTTTGAATGTGACTTTGGAACAAGTCGAAGAAGGCTGTGAGATTATCGCGACTGTGTTGCGGGAAATGGCTGAAGAAGCATAA
- the argF gene encoding ornithine carbamoyltransferase has product MRHLITLHDLESSEILEIFALVQELKEKQKSGERPQLLQGNTMTQVFEKPSLRTRLSFESAMWELGGGASFFTCKEAGLDGRESIEDVARVIGGYSDVITLRTFSHELIEQFAKNSNASVINALSDLSHPCQALTDLFTMQEIAGDLSQQKLAYVGDGNNVAFSLANCCAKLGVPFVVSSPEGFELSSDFVTSLKANIPDAKLELEPDPQKAVAEANVIYTDVWASMGQEAETEKRKKIFADYQVNSKLMTAAGSNCKFMHCLPAKRGLEVTDEVLDSRQSIVFQQAENRKHLAKGLLVWLMQQA; this is encoded by the coding sequence ATGAGACATTTAATTACCTTGCACGACTTGGAATCGTCTGAAATCCTAGAAATATTTGCCCTCGTCCAGGAATTAAAAGAGAAACAAAAATCAGGAGAACGTCCACAGTTATTACAGGGCAACACAATGACTCAGGTATTCGAAAAACCTTCGCTCAGAACAAGGCTCAGTTTTGAATCAGCCATGTGGGAACTGGGAGGGGGTGCGAGCTTCTTTACCTGCAAAGAGGCGGGCCTGGATGGACGTGAATCGATTGAAGATGTTGCCCGGGTGATTGGCGGCTATTCTGATGTGATCACATTGCGAACCTTCTCGCACGAACTCATAGAACAGTTCGCTAAAAACTCGAACGCTTCGGTGATCAACGCACTTTCCGATTTAAGTCATCCCTGTCAGGCATTGACCGATCTGTTTACGATGCAGGAAATCGCCGGCGACTTATCTCAACAGAAACTGGCGTATGTGGGTGATGGTAATAACGTGGCGTTCTCACTCGCCAATTGTTGTGCCAAGTTGGGTGTTCCTTTCGTTGTCTCTTCGCCGGAAGGCTTTGAGTTATCTTCGGATTTTGTGACTTCATTGAAAGCAAACATCCCCGATGCCAAACTGGAACTGGAGCCGGATCCTCAAAAAGCGGTTGCGGAAGCAAACGTGATTTACACCGATGTCTGGGCCAGCATGGGACAGGAAGCCGAAACGGAAAAACGCAAGAAAATTTTTGCCGATTATCAGGTCAATTCCAAGCTCATGACAGCCGCAGGTTCGAATTGTAAATTTATGCATTGCCTGCCTGCGAAACGGGGGCTCGAAGTCACCGATGAGGTGCTTGATAGTCGACAAAGTATTGTCTTCCAGCAAGCCGAAAATCGAAAGCATCTCGCAAAAGGGTTGTTAGTCTGGTTAATGCAACAGGCTTGA
- a CDS encoding YeiH family protein — MPENAPTPDPKQVDIVAPTPRRSTWSEMKTSEDWWAIWIGGLLLLICFLAFYLNLPNNFSEQLAEAKTAGEKPSVHSPLKPWLAKPGSWTQNPISSIFPPEKKNLLIPLCAVFFISLCAFSLGIKAMGHSVTKFAVGFIGVFLLATLAYVLTGQVVAKRYNLEYALWALMIGLVISNTIGTPEWMKPALKTEFYIKTGLVIMGASVLFSRLLILGLPGICIAWIVTPIVLISTYAFGQKILKLESKSLNMVISADMSVCGVSAAIATAASCKAKKEELSFAIGLSLSFTVIMMIVMPALIKVLGIGPILGGAWMGGTIDSTGAVAASGAILGEQAEQVAITIKMIQNILIGVTAFGVAVYWVTRVEGKESQIKPDAWEIWYRFPKFVLGFVLASSVFSLMYVYMQGGDIIVPTMVKESSKVFRGWFFCLAFISIGLETNFRELTKFLKGGKPLILYVCGQSLNLILTLLMAWLMFSVFYKDAINELFNK, encoded by the coding sequence ATGCCAGAAAACGCGCCTACTCCTGATCCTAAACAGGTTGATATCGTCGCTCCCACTCCACGGCGTTCGACCTGGTCAGAAATGAAGACCAGCGAAGACTGGTGGGCCATCTGGATTGGCGGGCTCTTACTGCTGATCTGTTTTCTGGCGTTTTATCTTAACCTGCCGAACAATTTTTCCGAGCAACTCGCAGAAGCAAAGACAGCTGGTGAAAAGCCGAGCGTACATAGTCCACTCAAGCCCTGGTTAGCAAAGCCAGGTTCATGGACTCAAAACCCGATCAGTTCGATATTTCCACCTGAAAAGAAGAACCTGCTCATTCCGTTATGCGCTGTTTTTTTTATTAGTCTGTGTGCTTTCTCATTGGGTATTAAAGCAATGGGGCACTCTGTTACAAAGTTTGCTGTCGGATTTATCGGCGTGTTTTTGTTGGCGACGCTGGCTTATGTGCTTACCGGACAGGTTGTTGCCAAAAGATACAATCTGGAGTATGCACTTTGGGCACTGATGATTGGTTTGGTGATCAGCAATACGATTGGTACTCCCGAGTGGATGAAGCCCGCACTGAAAACAGAATTTTATATTAAAACAGGTCTTGTCATTATGGGGGCCAGTGTGCTCTTCAGTCGGTTGTTAATCCTGGGACTGCCGGGGATTTGCATCGCCTGGATTGTAACCCCTATCGTGCTTATCAGTACTTATGCTTTTGGACAGAAGATTCTCAAACTGGAATCGAAATCGCTGAACATGGTTATTTCGGCTGATATGTCCGTGTGTGGTGTGTCTGCTGCGATTGCCACAGCCGCATCCTGTAAAGCGAAAAAAGAAGAGCTGTCGTTTGCGATTGGCCTCTCGTTAAGTTTCACTGTCATCATGATGATTGTGATGCCGGCTCTGATTAAAGTGTTGGGGATTGGTCCCATCCTGGGAGGCGCCTGGATGGGAGGCACAATCGACTCTACCGGCGCGGTGGCTGCCTCAGGAGCTATATTGGGGGAACAAGCCGAACAGGTGGCAATTACGATCAAAATGATTCAAAATATTCTCATTGGTGTCACCGCGTTTGGAGTCGCCGTGTACTGGGTCACCCGTGTGGAAGGTAAGGAATCACAAATCAAGCCTGATGCTTGGGAAATCTGGTATCGCTTCCCCAAATTCGTACTTGGGTTTGTGCTTGCTTCTTCTGTCTTCTCGCTTATGTATGTTTACATGCAAGGCGGTGACATCATTGTTCCCACAATGGTGAAAGAATCATCGAAGGTTTTCCGAGGCTGGTTCTTCTGTCTGGCCTTTATCAGTATCGGTCTCGAAACCAACTTCCGGGAACTGACGAAATTCCTGAAAGGGGGCAAGCCGTTGATCCTCTATGTTTGCGGTCAATCTCTTAACCTGATTTTGACACTGCTGATGGCCTGGCTGATGTTCTCGGTCTTCTACAAAGACGCCATCAATGAGTTGTTTAATAAATAG